The Hordeum vulgare subsp. vulgare chromosome 7H, MorexV3_pseudomolecules_assembly, whole genome shotgun sequence DNA window aaccttgatgAGAACTATGGAAGTAAACTCATAAAGGGAAAAAGAGTGCAATATAATGTTTAAACGGGTTATTTTTCAGAGAGAAACTCTCCCTGATCTTTGCAAATCCCGAAGTCTTCGCATACCTATCCCATGAACATATTTTTCAAATGTTGAAGCTGGGAGTGATTTTGTAAATAGGTCAGCGAGATTATCGCACGATTTAACTTGAAAATGTTTATTTTCCCTTTCTTCTGTAATTGATGGGGAAAAAATAATTTAGGAGAAATGTGCTTAGtgatattgctttttatttaacccgtttgcatttgagcaacacaaGCAGCATTATCTTTGTAGATAATAGTTGAGATTTGATAAGACCTTTGCCACATGATTtttgtatgtggtttatcattctacgaagccatacacattcacgTGACGCTTCATATAATGCGATTATTTCAGAATGATCGGTGGATGTAGCCACTAGGGTCTGCTTGGAAGACTTCCATAATATGGCTGTCCCACCATGTAGGAACACGAAACTCATTGATTATACCTCTGACACGTCCTGGCCCTACTTTGTTAAACCCGACAACATATGATATCATGAAATGCATCCTTCCGTTCATTGGTGTTGTCTCTTGGAGGCCAAAGGGGGTCATGACCCCCACATCCAAAAGTGAAAATCTTTTTTGtctatatatattaaaaaaaattgGTACATTTCGTCCCCGAAATATGTTGGTTTTAGAGCATCAAATTGATTTACCGGGAGGATATATATACATGCAAAGCTTGCTACCTAAAGCAGCATGATTAATTTTTCATTCTATGAGTCGGACTTGTTTTCAAGCACATTTTGCTTTTGGTTCGAATCCCCCCCCCCCACGCGCGCGCGTTTAATTGCATGTAAATCTACTTTTACTGTAAGAAAATGACTATCCTGCTGTTGCCAATGGTTGTGGCACTCCACTTTCCAATAATAGATGCAGTTCCAAAAATATTGCAAACCTCTACCTAAAATTCTAAATACAACATGAGCTCTAACTCCGGTTCTGGGATAACACGCACCATGCATGGACTACCATAATATGCAAATAAGTTGTATAGTTCTGGTAAAGTATCCACATACAAAGGATGAAGACGTAGGTATTAGAAACAATGTCTTAGTAAAGAAAAACCTGCAAAAAAGTATAGACAGGAGCACCAGACTTACCAGGCAAATTTCCATGCTGGACTCTAAAAGGTTTTGCATTCTTGGATAGCGCCAAGCAACCTAGTCAAACTGTTCTATGCTGTTATGAAATCCACTTCAAAAAAATAGTGATTGCTTCAGGATGCAAGGAAACTTATAAAATCGAtctgttgggtttagtcccacatcggttgtgggaggagacataacacgacttataagggtgagggtgtcccctTCTAACACGCTAGTCTTTTGGAGGAAGAGGGcccaaggcctgtcataagtcggtgttgctctccggttgggcctgttgacgcatgtgggtcagaaacgctggtgttagcggacccgggattgcgtaacaagtggtatcagagcccaggTGCCCGGAATAAATCTCAGCGGACTCACGGGTCGTCGGTCATGGTAGGTGGGCtggaacgctggtgttagcgggcccatgggtgaccgatgtgtgaggaggagattgttgggtttagtcccacatcggttgtgggaggagacataacacgacttataagggtgagggtgtcccctcctaacaggctagtcttttggAGGAAGAGGGCCCAAGGCttgtcataagtcggtgttgctctccggttggacctgttgacgcatgtgggtcggaAACGCTGGTGTTAACGGATCCGGGATTGCGTAACACGATCGATGCATATGTTGGCTGAATGAGTGAATACATGCTGGCCGGAAAACACATGATGGGAACCAAGTATCGTGGCTACTTTGCTAGCGCTTGAAGTCACGATGATGGGCTGCAGCCAGCTCAATCTTGCCAATTTCTTTCTATTTTTGGTTATACTAGATATGTTTTCGTGCCCTCCCACATGTATACGTATTTTGCCCCTATCTTCAGTCTTCCTGACTCTATTGTAGTGCTCGCCTTGATGATAAGATATGAATTGACATAAAATTAGAAGGTATATAAAAATTATGTCCATTACTGACAGTATTAACATGTCAGTTATATATGTATAATAGAATACCTTAGCTTATAAATGCAGCATAATGGTAGCTTCACAACCGAAGCTACATTCTCTACTAGTGGCTAAGGTGCACTATAGTACCTAATGCCTAGGTGTCGGTGCGGATACGCACACGGCCACCTATGGGACGTTTTGGGAGTCCCTgttgtggttcggcggggaggtcAGTGTCACACAGAGAGCACGGGGCCGTGCGTCGATGAGACTCGGGGATTTTATCTAGGTTTGGGCCGCTGTGAAACGTAAAACTCTACTCTTGCTTTTGGTAGATTGATTGGAGAAAATGTGGTCGTACGGAGCTACTTTCTGGCAAGGGTTGCCGGGGGAGAGCTAACATGCGAGTGTGCTTCTGCCTAGCTCTAGCCTACCAAGTAATGAATCCCTAAGCGTTTGATTTGCCAAGGCTCCGAATCCTCTCctaggttgcctcgggcctccttttataactCAAGGGGCATCCACGGTGGAAACCAACACGATTAGATAGcaaacagtgctatcatacctaattcTGGCACTTACGACAGATCGCCGTAAATGCGGCCCTAGGTGGCAAACGGGGAAGCGTTCCCGGCAAGCTTCTGCCACCCGTGAGCTGGCTACAGCCGGGGGCCTTGACACATCTCTGGACGGGTGTCGATGGGATGTAGACTGTCTTCCGGTGCGCCACCATATAGCAATCGAGAGCCACCTAGCCACCTGggggctcgacacctcatcgacaagtgactAATGTAGTGATGAGGTGGAGTTGTGGCAAATGGGCTCCCTCTTGCCAGGGAGGCGCGCTGGCAGGCCACGATCTTCTCGGCTTGCTTCTCTTGGCTTCTCGTGGAGCGGCTCTTCTGGCTTTGGCCCAGCTCAAAGGGAGTGAAACGATCCCCCGGCATCCTAGGGTTGCCGGTCAGGCGGCTCGTCGTCCGTGCACAAGTAAGGGGGAAACAAAGACCCCCTATTTGTGTACCCCGACACAAGGGTTTACATCCTTCAGATATCTTGGTATATAGTATTTCTATGCCGTAATCCTCCGGCACGTGTGTTTCCACTATCGGGTATACCCTTTTGTATCTTCATCCGGCACATGTGGACGATGAGATTCTTCAGGCTTCGTAGAAAACTTATCCTCTCAGGGTCATTGTTTCTAAACGCTTCAAGGAGAACAACCCACTACACCATGTAGGCTTTTTAGGGGCAGTCGGTGATGGCTTGTAGGGGCGGTTGTGTAACCCGTCCATATCCATCATTTGTAGAGCCGTCCCGACAAATAGGGCCATTTGTAGAGGAGACTGGAAATACCAGCTGCCCCTACAAATGCACTTTTAGATCGAGGCAGTTCTGCTGTTGAACCGTTTTTAGGGGTGGTTTTAAATTGAGGCACCCCCTAAAAAAAAGAGGTGTTGCTAGCTATAAATGCTTTTTTGTAGCAGTGCTCCAAATATTTTAGGCTGTCGGCATCATTAACTACATAGAGTTTCCTTGGATTCTTCGTGTGGAAGGCAAGGCCACATGGCACGTGACTCAACACATCCTATGAATTTGCCAAAGTCAACCGTGCACACACACTGAGTCGGATCGTCATGGCTGTGTCCAGCTTAGCCGGCTTTCTGCTTATTATTGGGTGTGTTTGGCTTCAGAGTAAGTCACAACTAGAATTTCCAATTTTCTCTAGTGACGTGGGGTTTTGCTGGTACTTTAATATTCAAATTTAGTATGAAATTTCCCTACCAATTGCCTCCTAGTGGTATGACTAGTGGTAGTGTTTTATTACACTTAAAAACACTAGCTGAACTCCACTATTTTGGTAGTTACTTGGCCTTGCTAGAGTCATCAGAATATCTTGGCGCTGGTACTTCTGTATTTTGACTAGTGGTAGTGTTTGGCCTCAGCTTACTTCTTCCTGCAGTGCCTATCTACGATGCCACAGTTTCCGAAAGGTGCCGCGCCCCTGCAAGCCATTCTATATTAAGATTGCCTTAGCAGCCATTCATTAACTAACATTGGCTTAGCTTTCATTCATTAAGTAACATTGGCTTAGCAGCCGTTCGTCACTGAGATTTGATTCCCTTATTGCTGCCTTTCTATATTACATCTTCTAGGAGAGGATATGGAAGGCAATTACACTATCACATCCGGTACCTGCTTGACACCTTCTAAGGTTCTACTATAAGTATCAGCATACCCTGGCCGGTTTAGTCCAAACATCTAGGGCTGGTCTGAGTCATCAGAATATCTCGGCTGCTTTCCCCTTCTCGGAAATCTCGGCTGCTCTCCATGGCGCGACGCCTCCATTCTGCAATAATCGCCACCTTGGTTCTGTTAGCGGTAATCGTTTACTCGTGACAATCCAAAATAATTATGTCTTTCAGTTTCGTGCTAAATCTAACTTCCTTATAAGGCTTTGATAAAGTTTATAGTAATAATACAAAAATAACTGTCCGTGACAGGAACTATAAAATATGTTTTGACAATGCATTTATTATATATTATACATATATGTTAGGGTGCATTTTTCCTATTCTCGGGAGTAGTTATTCCCATCTTTAATAAACCATATTGCGTACTGTGTCTATAGTTACTTATCATTTTTGATTATGTTTGTATACTCAttttctatacctactaataaagaaaataggtattcttagtccgtcgTGCTATTTTATAGAAAACCCCTTGATGTTTCTGACATTAAACCCATATTATATATTAAATATTGTTTTAAATACCCATATCTTCTACTCCAAATTTGACATTTaacatatgaaatttgattaaaaaattaTGTAAATTTTGAATATAGTGTTATTTTACTTATATTATAGACCATTTTTTTGTAAATTAAGAACatatggtatttttttctcccgttgcaacgcacggacccttttgctagtaagatACTATAAATCTTGGTCTCTGAATTTTTTGCAGAAGAGCCCATATTTTCTAATACATTATTACAATACTATTACAATAGTGTATGAAGTAAGTGTAATCATATATTGTACGTATATATACTCGCATACTTGGCATATATACTATCCTAGATGGTCCAGTATGATCATATGCTCCATATCCATGATAAATCTAGAGAACAAATGCACCCTAGGAGTTGTTCGGACGACGAGGTGAACCAAAAAAAAATGGATAGAATTTTGATCTTTAATATTAGGCATAGGTATAGATAAGGCCACCAATTTTAATCTATGGTGTTGCGTTCCTTCAGGTTGGACAGTGTAGCAATGCAGTCCTGACGGAGGCTGAAGTGTTCTGGCGCACCGTCCTGCCCGATTCTCCGATCCCGGATCCCATCCTCAAGCTCATCCATCCTGGTCAGTCCATTAATCGCTTTATTAATTAATACTGTACCTCATAACGACGGttataatactccctctgtcctgaaataagtgactcaattttatattaagtttagtaCAGAGCAACTTAATTTGTACTAAGTTTAATACAAAATTAGTATAAAGTTGGGTTACTTATTTAGGACGGATGGAATACAGAAGAATATCGTTGGAAAAATCATGATCATATGTATATGGCTGATGCTCACGGCTGGTCTACATACTTTACGGTGCAGAGACCAGCCTTGTAAACAAGACACCAAAGGATGATACGGTTGCTGAAGCATACTCCCTGACATGGTTAATGTGGGGGCTTCGCTCTCCCTCTGGACCGACCAAGCACTCGTCTCCCAGGCCATCTCATCACCGTGACCACAGCACAGACGAGTATCTGGCCCAAGGGCTCTTCTTCCATGAGGAGGCAGTTCAAGTAGGCAAGACTATCACCTTCTACTTCCCTTTGGCAGCCAGTGCACTGCTAGGGCTATTGCCGCGTCATCAGGCGGACTCGATTCCATTCTCGACGTCCTCGCTACCGAGCGCCCTCGCGCGGCTTGGTATCGCTAATAGCTCCGTGCAGGCAGCCAACATGGAGGAGACGCTATACATGTGTGACCTGCCACCAAAAGCAGGTGAGGCAAAATTCTGCGCGACGTCCCTGGAAGCCCTGGTCGAGGGAACCATGGAGGCGCTTGGCACCCGCAACATCCGGCCCATGACCTCCGACCTGCCCCGCTCAGGGGCACCTAAGCAACCATACACCGTCCGTGGTGTACACCCGGTGGACGGATCCACCTTCGTGTCATGCCACGACCATAACTATCCCTACACCGTCTACATGTGCCATAACACTCCATCGACGAGGGCGTACATGGTGGAGATGGAGGGCGCCCATAGTGGCCTTGTCGTCACCGTTGCCGCTATTTGTCACACCGACACCTCCCACTGGGACGCCGAGCATTTCTCCTTCAAGGTCCTCGGCACCAAGCCTGGCGACGGACCAGTCTGCCACTATCTGCCATATGGGCACAACGTGTGGGTCAACAAGGAGGCAAATCGCTCGTCGTCCTAAGAAACCGCACTCTGCCATCCGAACCAAGATTGATCTATCATCTATGTTGTGTGTGTGTCTATCTTGCAATCTTTCTTCGCATCCATGTGATGTGTAGATTGATCTATGTTGTATCTTCGTCTATCCTGCAATCATCTTTAATTTCCATCCACCATGTCATGTTGCTTTTCATATATACCGGCCCACTGTTGTAGATTGTACTCCTATATACTTCCTACAAGGGCTTTGCCGTCAGATCGGAGTACGGTCCATATGTAATAAGGGCAGCTTGTGCTTGTTTCCATTTACCCATATATATTATTAGTAAATATGTATCACAATCCGTCCGAACCAAGATGATATATCATCTATGTTGTGTGTGTGTCTATCTTGCAATCTTTCTTCGCATCCATGTGATGTGTAGATTGATCTATGTTGTATGTTCGTCTATCTTGCAATCGTCTTTAATTTCCATCCACCATGTCATGTTGCTTTTCATATATACCGGCCCACTGTGGTAGATTGTACTCCTATATACTTCCTACAAGGCCTTGCCGTCAGATCGGAGTACGGTCCATATGTAATAAGGGCAGCTTGTGCTTGTTTTCATTTACCCATATATATCATTAGTAAATATGTATCACAATCCATCTCGACGTATATGGATCAATACTTATTCGGTGGATCTTTTTTTCTCTGCGAGGAAGCAGATTTGAACTGGTGACACGAGGATTTTCAGTCCTCTCCTCTACCAAATGAGCTACCAACTGAGCTATACTGACCTTTTCTTGCGCATCATCCTACTAGAGTATTTGTATCTATGTCATTTAAAAGGACTAAAAAATCAATTAAAGtatttcaaattcaaaatttaaaaggGGGGCAGTCCTATGCATTGTGGATGGTTTATATATATATtaccggtggtagttaccaccacttgcattttgtatgttgtatgtagtatctatcaaatcgaaGAGTATAtacgcgtagtatgtagtatataataatgtttaggtagtatatatactatttttttgtAGTATGTATTATATTTTATGTATGTTCTTTTTTACGtacaaatatatatgtatttcataaatataataaaaattatggattaacttgtaattttttcatttactcactttgaattttttttatatatagtatatgaacataattgaaatgataaattagtatacatactaccgcatgatagtacatggaacatgtggggtaactacccctgagtggtaggatgtatttttcctgGGATGAGAATAACTATTCTAATCCCACACTGACTCGTCCCGGCAGTAGCACTTGAACTTCCCAGGGTGCTCGGTTGAACTTCCGGAAAAAGTGTCCAATCGGGGATTGCGATATACCGTGTGAGATCTATGGACACCTTGGTAATGGCCTAGGTTGAATTTTTATCAAAATGTTTTCGGTTTAAGAGAAGTTTTGAAAATCATTTTTGTTCATACAAAAAAATGAATCGTATTTTTGGTCCTATTTCTAAACCATTTATCGAAACGAGGCAAATAAGATGGCGTTGGATAGCTACTGCAAATAAGATGGCGTTAGTCATATGTTGAAAGTTTTTCCTAATTCCTTATGGTTAAAGAGGAATTTCAAAAATGGCGGAATTTCTGAAACCGAACAGTCAGGTTAGTATTTTGGGATTAATTTGAAAACGGCTAGTACGATCGATGCGAATGATATGGTGCTTGAAATCTTATGAAATTGTGCAGTTTTTCATATAAAATGTTTCTTCCAAATATTAACATTTTAAAGGTAATTTAGAAAACGACAGAAGTTGTACCGAGTGTGTATTTTTGCTTTAAGTGCTCAACTGTTTCTTGGAATTGAGCAAATAATATGGTGTTGGAAAGCTTGATAAAATGAAAACTTCTATATGTATATTGTTTTTTTCAATTCCTTGCGGTTTTATGTCAGTTTTAAAAATGGATAAAAACGTTTTTTGGCAGTAGTCTTTACAAATTTTATCGGAATGGGGCAAATAATATATCGTTGAACAGCTACGGAAAATGCAAAACTTTTTCATATAGAAGGTTTTCTCTTATTCTTAGCCGTTTTCAAGCAGTTTTGAAAATAGTGTGATCATGCGTTCTGTCTTTACTGTGAAACAGAACCTTCGAAAATGCATCGCGTGAAGAACTTGACCTTCTGGCTATGTCCACTTGAACTTCATTCTGTTTTTCACATGTTGTTTTTCACCCTTTTGGTCTTGTGGCTGTAGCTGGCGAAGGAGGCTCGCTAGCTGCCCAGCACCAGTACAATGTGCCTCACAAGGTACAACGTTCAGGCGACACACACACATTTTCACAACACTCGCGCGCACTTACATAGAAGTCAATGCAATAGGTAGACGTTCACATATAAGGAAAGACACTCACGCACACTTACATAGAAGTCAATACAATAGATAAACTTCACATATAAAGAAAGGTGTCCTTCAATGTGCATAAATTCAGCCGGATGACTGAATAACTAACACATTTTTGGTTGAGTATGCTACAACTCTAAATCAGCAAAAAAAAATGGCCTATGCTATAGAttcagaaaaattctccaaatCAGTCCATTCGCACGAGTTAATATTTTTGCTAGGAGTGGTTTAACAAACGTCCAACTGCCTTGCTATTTAAACGTGaaatttttattttactttttaggAAAAAAGAAACTTTGTTGTTCTTTCTTTAATAAACTTCGAACttttctatttttaaaatttgaactTCATAGTTTTCTTTGTGTCTGCCTCTTTATTTTTGAAACCTAGTATGTatgtcactagtggggacggggcctttagccccggcccgtaaggagctttagtcccggttcaccaaccgggactaaaggggcgggactaaaggccaaacctttagtcccggccctgttacaatccgggactaaaggtgctccacgtgggcgcctcgtagcgccccaggggcaggccctttagtcccggttcgttacacggaccgggactaaatatTTGCAGATTTtgctgggttttgggttttttttgaatgaaattatttttgggttttagggttttagggtttaggtgttcgggagattaacgtgatgcctcgtttggtgttcgggaattagttttcatataatttaaatagaaataattatgcatatatatatataagattaacttatcttacaagcgagcatatatatacaattatatggagatctgaattatcgggactagagcccgtctattcgattacatggacgaacatcagtaatggcccctagttacactaaatcgtcctttgttatctatagcttccgtcctcagaaatcccgcaagctcctctgcaacagcaaccgCGCGTTGCtcgggtaggaccttcgtcctcatggccgtgtgctatataaaaagaggagatgaatatgaatatcaatcatgataacaaagaatgacgggtaaaaatagaggtgtgaatgttcattgcttacgtcgaatctgtgatccgtgcgaatggtctcgcaaacatagtatccgcatagatgcgttccccgtggctgctggtcgcactttacgaaaatagaatatatataatcaaaataataatctagcatcataaatgtattgaaaaataatagaagtatatcatactactacttaactgagccgctctaaaggtcagcttctcaggaaagttaccggaagtcacgcacttgaaccgcttccaaaccctgcccgacaaggataatgatttgctaagtttttcattaattgatatatcagaaaatcatcgaaagagaccgatagagcgcaagaatgattaaaattacccttggagcatgtcctgcaggctttggaactgtttcaatggtctcgataatgggtcgaaggcatcaactcttgctTTATCAATTTGAatatccaacagaatccaatggaagctgcacatgtatatatatatatatatatatatatatatatatatgtgtgtgtgtgtgtgtgtgtgtgggtgtgtgtgtgtgtgtcagtaacttatcaattacacttataagtgaatggacacaacagagtaaagaccctcacctgaagttgcatggaaacagtatgtggtcacataaattttgatctattagaaaccttagaaggttttccttcgaatccttgggtttatcagttagagtcgttatatgtattttatctgg harbors:
- the LOC123410915 gene encoding BURP domain-containing protein 13-like, with the translated sequence MARRLHSAIIATLVLLAVGQCSNAVLTEAEVFWRTVLPDSPIPDPILKLIHPETSLVNKTPKDDTVAEAYSLTWLMWGLRSPSGPTKHSSPRPSHHRDHSTDEYLAQGLFFHEEAVQVGKTITFYFPLAASALLGLLPRHQADSIPFSTSSLPSALARLGIANSSVQAANMEETLYMCDLPPKAGEAKFCATSLEALVEGTMEALGTRNIRPMTSDLPRSGAPKQPYTVRGVHPVDGSTFVSCHDHNYPYTVYMCHNTPSTRAYMVEMEGAHSGLVVTVAAICHTDTSHWDAEHFSFKVLGTKPGDGPVCHYLPYGHNVWVNKEANRSSS